The following proteins come from a genomic window of Streptomyces sp. NBC_01716:
- the sodX gene encoding nickel-type superoxide dismutase maturation protease → MTEHGREPRALLGIAEVSGPSMYPTLKQGDQLLVHYRAPVKAGDIAVLKHPLQQDLLIVKRLVQRRDGGWWVLGDNPGAEGDSRVFGTVPGELVLGRVRARYRPRAEDQRSVAGALAWAFSALRPVLSDRSVSSRLRAR, encoded by the coding sequence ATGACGGAGCACGGGCGGGAGCCGAGGGCGCTGTTGGGGATCGCGGAGGTGTCCGGGCCGTCCATGTATCCCACCCTCAAGCAGGGCGATCAGCTGCTGGTGCACTACCGCGCACCGGTCAAGGCGGGGGACATCGCCGTGCTGAAACATCCCCTCCAGCAGGACCTGCTCATCGTGAAGCGGCTGGTCCAGCGGCGCGACGGCGGATGGTGGGTGCTCGGCGACAATCCCGGGGCCGAGGGCGACAGCCGGGTGTTCGGCACCGTTCCCGGTGAGCTGGTGCTCGGCCGGGTGCGGGCCCGTTACCGGCCGCGTGCCGAGGATCAGCGGTCCGTGGCCGGGGCGCTCGCGTGGGCCTTCTCGGCGCTGCGGCCCGTGCTGTCGGACCGTTCCGTCTCCAGTCGTTTACGGGCCCGGTAG
- the sodN gene encoding superoxide dismutase, Ni, with protein MLSRLFAPKVKVSAHCDLPCGVYDPAQARIEAESVKAVQEKMAGNDDAHFQARATVIKEQRAELAKHHVSVLWSDYFKPPHFEKYPELHQLINDTLKALSAAKASKDPATGQKALDYIAQVDKIFWETKKA; from the coding sequence ATGCTCTCCCGCCTGTTTGCCCCCAAGGTGAAGGTCAGCGCCCACTGCGACCTTCCCTGCGGCGTTTACGACCCCGCCCAGGCCCGCATCGAAGCCGAGTCGGTCAAGGCCGTCCAGGAGAAGATGGCGGGTAACGACGACGCGCACTTCCAGGCCCGCGCCACGGTCATCAAGGAACAGCGCGCCGAGCTCGCGAAGCACCACGTCTCGGTGCTGTGGAGCGACTACTTCAAGCCCCCGCACTTCGAGAAGTACCCGGAGCTGCACCAGCTGATCAACGACACCCTGAAGGCCCTGTCGGCCGCGAAGGCGTCGAAGGACCCGGCGACGGGCCAGAAGGCGCTGGACTACATCGCCCAGGTCGACAAGATCTTCTGGGAGACGAAGAAGGCCTGA